A part of Brachybacterium faecium DSM 4810 genomic DNA contains:
- a CDS encoding nucleoside ABC transporter ATP-binding protein (PFAM: ABC transporter) — protein MKLELRGITKTFGSFVANDAIDLVVEPGEIHSLLGENGAGKSTLMNVLYGLYRPDGGQIVIDGEPVAFSDPGDAMDAGIGMVHQHFMLVPVFTVAENMVLGHEPTRGGLLDIAAARTLVREISARFGFDLDPDALVEDLPVGAQQRVEIIKALSRRAEVLVLDEPTAVLTPHETDELMAIMRQLRDEGTSIVFITHKLREVKAVSDRITVIRRGKVVGEADPSADQAELASLMVGRQVSLAQDKSEAAPGEVALEVTDLRVTDAAGTRTLDGVSFEVRHGEVLAVAGVQGNGQTELTEALLGLQETVHGSATLEGRELVGRSTKQVLDAGVGFVPEDRTHDALVPDFSVAENLVLDQHDRPPFGSALAMKLKAIRQNAERLIPEFDIRTESAVSAVSTLSGGNQQKVVMARALNRELALLIASQPTRGVDVGSIEFLHRRILDERDKGTPVVIVSTELDEVTQLADRIAVMYRGKILGIVPGDEDRDVLGLMMAGYTAEAAREAVAAGARTTDSQLADEGDIA, from the coding sequence GTGAAGCTCGAACTGCGCGGGATCACGAAGACCTTCGGGAGCTTCGTGGCCAACGACGCCATCGACCTCGTCGTCGAACCGGGGGAGATCCATTCCCTGCTGGGCGAGAACGGGGCCGGCAAGTCGACCCTGATGAACGTGCTGTACGGGCTGTACCGGCCCGACGGCGGGCAGATCGTCATCGACGGCGAGCCCGTCGCCTTCTCCGATCCGGGCGATGCGATGGATGCCGGCATCGGCATGGTCCATCAGCACTTCATGCTGGTGCCCGTGTTCACCGTGGCCGAGAACATGGTGCTCGGCCACGAGCCGACCCGGGGCGGGCTGCTCGACATCGCCGCCGCCCGCACCCTGGTGCGGGAGATCTCCGCCCGCTTCGGCTTCGACCTGGATCCCGATGCGCTGGTTGAGGATCTCCCCGTCGGCGCGCAGCAGCGGGTCGAGATCATCAAGGCGCTCAGCCGCCGGGCCGAGGTGCTGGTGCTGGACGAGCCCACCGCCGTGCTCACCCCGCACGAGACCGACGAGCTGATGGCGATCATGCGGCAGCTGCGGGACGAGGGCACCTCGATCGTGTTCATCACCCACAAGCTCCGCGAGGTCAAGGCGGTCTCCGATCGCATCACCGTGATCCGCCGCGGCAAGGTGGTGGGCGAGGCGGATCCCTCCGCCGATCAGGCCGAGCTCGCCTCGCTGATGGTGGGCCGCCAGGTCTCCCTCGCCCAGGACAAGTCCGAGGCCGCGCCGGGGGAGGTGGCGCTCGAGGTCACCGACCTGCGGGTCACCGATGCCGCCGGGACGCGCACCCTGGACGGGGTCTCCTTCGAGGTGCGCCACGGCGAGGTGCTCGCCGTCGCGGGAGTGCAGGGCAACGGCCAGACGGAGCTCACCGAGGCGCTGCTGGGCCTGCAGGAGACCGTGCACGGCTCGGCGACGCTCGAGGGGCGAGAGCTCGTGGGCCGCTCCACCAAGCAGGTGCTCGACGCGGGCGTCGGCTTCGTCCCCGAGGACCGCACCCACGACGCGCTGGTGCCCGACTTCTCCGTCGCCGAGAACCTGGTCCTGGATCAGCACGACCGCCCGCCCTTCGGCAGCGCCCTGGCGATGAAGCTCAAGGCGATCCGTCAGAACGCGGAACGGCTGATCCCGGAGTTCGACATCCGCACGGAATCGGCCGTCTCGGCGGTGTCCACCCTGTCGGGCGGCAACCAGCAGAAGGTCGTCATGGCCCGGGCGCTGAACCGCGAGCTCGCGCTGCTGATCGCCTCCCAGCCCACCCGTGGCGTGGACGTCGGCTCGATCGAGTTCCTGCACCGCCGGATCCTCGACGAGCGGGACAAGGGCACCCCGGTGGTGATCGTCTCCACCGAGCTGGACGAGGTCACCCAGCTCGCCGACCGCATCGCCGTGATGTACCGCGGCAAGATCCTGGGGATCGTCCCCGGGGACGAGGACCGTGACGTGCTGGGCCTGATGATGGCCGGCTACACCGCCGAGGCCGCCCGCGAGGCCGTGGCCGCCGGTGCCCGCACCACCGACTCCCAGCTCGCCGACGAAGGAGACATCGCATGA
- a CDS encoding nucleoside-binding protein (PFAM: Basic membrane protein) yields MKSITRALALVGAGALTLAACGTAPEETDGGGGSDAGGASSDYKACMVSDSGGWDDKSFNESSYNGLLAAEEDLGIEKASAESTAVSDFAPNINNMVTQQCDLIITVGFLLAPATGDAAQANPETDFAIVDSTAQDADGEPIEVENVKPIEFNTAEAAFLAGYLAAGTTETGKVATYGGMNIPTVTIFMDGFVDGVAHYNDTHDTDVEALGWDKEAQQGSFTGDFEDQSKGKAVSDEFYNAGADIVMPVAGPVGAGTLASAKEADDRMVIWVDADGFETNSSDEDAQAVILTSVMKEMSTAVEDVISGAADGQFDGTPYVGTLENGGVGLAPFHEFEDDVPAELTEELESLKQEIIDGSVVVESAAAPAEA; encoded by the coding sequence ATGAAGAGCATCACGCGTGCACTCGCCCTGGTCGGCGCCGGCGCCCTGACCCTCGCCGCCTGCGGCACCGCCCCCGAGGAGACCGACGGCGGCGGTGGCAGCGATGCCGGCGGCGCCTCGAGCGATTACAAGGCCTGCATGGTCTCGGATTCCGGCGGCTGGGACGACAAGTCCTTCAACGAGTCCAGCTACAACGGCCTGCTCGCCGCCGAGGAGGACCTCGGCATCGAGAAGGCCTCCGCGGAGTCCACCGCGGTCTCCGACTTCGCGCCCAACATCAACAACATGGTCACCCAGCAGTGCGACCTGATCATCACCGTCGGGTTCCTGCTGGCACCCGCCACCGGTGACGCCGCCCAGGCCAACCCCGAGACCGACTTCGCGATCGTCGACTCCACCGCGCAGGATGCGGACGGCGAGCCGATCGAGGTCGAGAACGTCAAGCCGATCGAGTTCAACACGGCCGAGGCCGCGTTCCTCGCCGGCTACCTCGCCGCGGGCACCACCGAGACCGGGAAGGTCGCCACCTACGGGGGCATGAACATCCCCACCGTCACCATCTTCATGGACGGCTTCGTCGACGGCGTCGCGCACTACAACGACACCCACGACACCGATGTCGAGGCGCTCGGCTGGGACAAGGAGGCTCAGCAGGGTTCCTTCACCGGCGACTTCGAGGACCAGTCCAAGGGCAAGGCCGTCTCCGACGAGTTCTACAACGCGGGCGCGGACATCGTGATGCCGGTGGCCGGCCCGGTCGGTGCGGGCACCCTCGCCTCCGCCAAGGAGGCCGACGACCGCATGGTGATCTGGGTCGACGCGGACGGCTTCGAGACCAACTCCTCCGATGAGGACGCCCAGGCGGTCATCCTCACCTCGGTGATGAAGGAGATGTCCACCGCGGTCGAGGACGTCATCTCCGGGGCCGCCGATGGCCAGTTCGACGGCACCCCGTACGTGGGCACCCTCGAGAACGGCGGCGTGGGCCTGGCCCCGTTCCACGAGTTCGAAGACGATGTCCCTGCCGAGCTCACCGAGGAGCTGGAGAGCCTGAAACAGGAGATCATCGACGGCTCCGTGGTCGTCGAGTCCGCAGCGGCCCCCGCGGAGGCCTGA